In Oncorhynchus clarkii lewisi isolate Uvic-CL-2024 chromosome 24, UVic_Ocla_1.0, whole genome shotgun sequence, one DNA window encodes the following:
- the LOC139382335 gene encoding thiamine transporter 1-like, with amino-acid sequence MDAVKRWKAGWGYPTTMLCVYGFFSTVKPLVPFIYPYLTGPDKNLTVEQVTNEIYPVWTYSYLAVMVPVFLLTDWLRYKPVVVFQCINLFITWAMMLLVQEVAVFKAMQFFYGVKSACEVAYFSYIYSIVDLKYYRKATSYCRSVQLLGYTVGSVLGQLLVSFNLMSYNNILVLTLVLISIALVTSLFLPMPQRSMFFHRSQSDPPQTPEGGDMCAGDVSTEGPVRARGCSQIFLLLWRDFLQCYSTRALLYWSLWWVLATCGYNQAINYVQVLWAHIQPSQKVQVYNGGVEAVSNLFGAATAYGIGFIQVDWAQWGELFLGSISGLGAAALFIMTFTDNIWVCYAGYVAFKGLYMLLITFAMFQIATDLSMERYALIFGANNFGSLVLQTIITSVVVDGRGLGLGIIPQFIIYGSYFSAIAVIFFLRGVYTTCVHHCKLEHAVEQKEEPKV; translated from the exons ATGGATGCTGTGAAGCGGTGGAAGGCAGGATGGGGCTATCCCACGACTATGCTGTGCGTCTATGGGTTCTTCAGTACTGTGAAACCTCTCGTACCCTTCATCTACCCTTACCTGACTGGTCCAGACAAAAACCTGACGGtggaacag GTGACCAACGAGATCTACCCTGTGTGGACATACTCCTACCTGGCTGTGATGGTGCCAGTCTTTCTGCTCACCGATTGGCTGCGCTACAAGCCTGTCGTGGTGTTTCAGTGCATCAACCTCTTCATAACCTGGGCGATGATGCTATTGGTGCAGGAGGTGGCAGTCTTTAAGGCGATGCAGTTCTTCTACGGCGTGAAGTCGGCCTGTGAGGTGGCCTACTTCTCATACATCTACAGCATAGTGGACCTGAAATACTACCGAAAGGCTACATCCTACTGCCGTAGTGTACAGCTGCTAGGCTACACGGTGGGCTCTGTGCTGGGACAGTTGCTGGTCAGTTTCAACCTCATGTCCTAcaacaacatcctggtacttaCCCTGGTGTTGATCTCCATCGCCCTGGTGACTTCCCTCTTCCTGCCCATGCCACAGAGAAGCATGTTCTTCCATCGGAGTCAAAGTGACCCACCACAAACCCCAGAAGGAGGGGACATGTGCGCAGGTGATGTGTCCACTGAGGGGCCAGTGAGGGCTAGGGGCTGCAGCCAGATATTTTTGCTGCTGTGGAGAGACTTTCTCCAGTGCTACTCAACCAGGGCACTTCTGTACTGGTCATTATGGTGGGTACTGGCTACCTGCGGCTACAACCAGGCAATTAACTATGTACAGGTGTTATGGGCACACATACAGCCATCCCAGAAAGTCCAAGTCTATAACGGAGGGGTGGAAGCTGTGTCCAATCTGTTTG GTGCAGCGACGGCCTATGGCATTGGTTTCATCCAGGTGGACTGGGCCCAGTGGGGAGAGTTGTTCCTGGGCTCCATCTCTGGCCTGGGTGCTGCAGCCCTGTTCATCATGACCTTCACTGACAACATCTGGGTCTGCTATGCCGGCTATGTTGCCTTTAAGGGCCTCTACATGCTGCTTATCACATTTGCCAT GTTCCAAATTGCTACTGATCTCTCTATGGAGAGATATGCACTGATCTTTGGAGCAAACAACTTTGGGTCTTTGGTCCTTCAGACTATCATCACATCTGTTGTGGTGGATGGCAGGGGGCTGGGCTTGGGCATCATCCCACAG TTCATCATTTATGGAAGCTACTTCTCAGCCATCGCTGTCATTTTCTTTCTGAGAGGTGTGTACACGA CATGTGTACACCACTGCAAGCTTGAACATGCAGTGGAACAAAAAGAAGAACCCAAAGTATAA
- the LOC139382244 gene encoding thiamine transporter 2-like has product MKLCGDTGDYLFGSVRLEALKQWRAGWGYPTTLLCIYGFFSTVKPIEPFLIPYLTGPDKNLTVEKVTNEIFPVWTYSYLAVLVPVFLLTDWLRYKPVVVFQCINLFVTTAMLLWLQGVAAMQAMQFAYAVVTASEVAYFSYIYSIAELKHYRKATSYCRSVQLLGYTMGSVLGQLLVSFNLMSYNNILVLTLVLLFIALVTSLILPMPQRSMFFHRSQERHETGNVEELDAQELPEALGREGMCAGDGEMAESPEEPVRTRSCSQVLIQLWKDFLQCYSTRELLYWSVWWALATCGYNQTVNYVQVLWQHVEPSQNFTVYNGGVEAVSNLFGAATAYGIGFTQVDWAQWGELALGSFSGLGAAALFTMTFTANIWACYAGYIVFKCLYILLITIAMFQIATDLSMERYALIFGANNFGALVLQTIITSVVVDGRGLGLGIIPQFIIYGSYFSAIAVIFFLRGVYTIMRVRQSHRDSTAAEEPPSLKDSDTCPEQRLSRRN; this is encoded by the exons ATGAAGTTGTGTGGTGACACTGGTGACTATCTCTTTGGATCTGTGAGGCTGGAGGCATTGAAGCAGTGGAGGGCAGGATGGGGCTATCCCACCACTCTGCTGTGCATCTATGGGTTTTTCAGTACTGTGAAACCTATAGAACCTTTCCTCATACCTTACCTGACAGGTCCAGACAAAAACCTGACAGTGGAAAAG GTGACCAATGAGATTTTCCCTGTGTGGACATACTCCTACCTGGCTGTGCTGGTGCCCGTCTTCCTGCTCACCGATTGGCTGCGCTACAAGCCCGTCGTGGTGTTCCAGTGCATCAACCTCTTTGTTACCACGGCAATGCTGCTCTGGTTGCAGGGAGTGGCAGCCATGCAGGCAATGCAGTTTGCCTACGCTGTGGTGACAGCCAGCGAGGTGGCCTACTTTTCATACATCTACAGCATAGCGGAGCTGAAACACTACCGCAAAGCTACATCCTACTGCCGTAGTGTACAGCTGCTAGGCTACACAATGGGATCTGTGCTGGGACAGTTGCTGGTCAGTTTCAACCTCATGTCCTAcaacaacatcctggtacttaCCCTGGTGTTGCTCTTCATCGCCCTGGTGACTTCCCTCATCCTGCCCATGCCACAGAGAAGCATGTTCTTCCATCGGAGTCAGGAGAGGCATGAAACTGGAAATGTAGAAGAACTGGACGCCCAAGAACTACCAGAGGCCCTAGGAAGAGAGGGCATGTGTGCAGGTGATGGGGAAATGGCAGAGTCCCCTGAGGAGCCAGTGAGAACTAGGAGCTGCAGCCAGGTTCTTATCCAGCTGTGGAAAGACTTCCTCCAGTGTTACTCTACCAGGGAGCTGCTGTACTGGTCAGTGTGGTGGGCACTTGCCACCTGTGGCTATAACCAGACAGTCAACTATGTTCAGGTGCTGTGGCAGCACGTAGAGCCATCCCAGAACTTCACAGTCTACAATGGAGGGGTGGAAGCTGTGTCCAACCTATTTG GAGCAGCAACAGCCTATGGTATTGGTTTCACCCAGGTGGATTGGGCCCAGTGGGGAGAGTTGGCTCTGGGTTCATTCTCTGGCCTGGGAGCTGCAGCCCTTTTCACGATGACTTTCACAGCCAACATCTGGGCCTGCTACGCTGGCTACATTGTCTTCAAGTGCCTCTACATTCTGCTTATCACAATAGCCAT GTTCCAAATTGCTACTGATCTCTCTATGGAGAGATATGCACTGATCTTTGGAGCAAACAACTTTGGGGCTTTGGTCCTTCAGACTATCATCACATCTGTTGTGGTGGATGGCAGGGGGCTGGGCTTGGGCATCATCCCACAG TTCATCATTTATGGAAGCTACTTCTCAGCCATCGCTGTCATTTTCTTTCTGAGAGGTGTGTACACAATAATGAGAGTGCGGCAAAGCCACAGAGACTCCACCGCTGCAGAGGAGCCTCCAAGTCTGAAAGACAGTGACACTTGCCCTGAACAAAGACTGAGCAGAAGAAACTGA
- the LOC139382333 gene encoding arf-GAP domain and FG repeat-containing protein 1-like isoform X1 has product MAASAKRKQEEKHLKMLREMTSLPPNRKCFDCDQRGPTYANMTVGSFVCTSCSGILRGLNPPHRVKSISMTTFTQQEIEFLQKHGNESCKQIWLGLYDDRTTSIPDFREPQKVKEFLQEKYEKKRWFVPPEQAKVVASVHASISGSSASSTSSTPEVRPLKTLLGESAPTLHLNKHTPSQSPVGSRVAQALQLSQQQQFHDKKFDLLSDLGGDIFAAPPHSQTAAGSAANFANFAHFNSQPAAQNANADFANFDVFGSVGPSGAFPSAPQAPFQTSHTAFTSLSSSRSVGEFATAGTALPHPGAGTHRGSVPSGVPGSLPPGASAGLRHPQSQLTGTSAADRYAALAELDNVFGSSAPATSVYNTVSTSQGGMFGPVTGVSSAQAQQCMSSMPQGFGGLSTNPFAAAAVAPATATTNPFQSNGRAAAVAAAGLFGGLHGQGYPPAHFATFGTGSMSMPAGFRTAATYNLPTSFSGTFQPPFPGQAPFPQPPAYPQQPNGVGFSAYGQAKAVVTPFGQAMAAPGVSSNPFLAGAPSGHYPSGSSSTNPFL; this is encoded by the exons gCGAGGGCTGAACCCACCCCACAGAGTGAAGTCCATCTCCATGACGACCTTCACGCAACAGGAAATCGAGTTTCTCCAGAAACACGGCAATGAG TCATGCAAACAGATATGGCTGGGGCTTTACGACGACAGAACTACCTCCATACCGGACTTCAGGGAACCCCAGAAAGTCAAGGAGTTCCTTCAGGAGAAATACGAGAAGAAGAGATG GTTTGTTCCCCCGGAGCAGGCCAAAGTGGTGGCTTCTGTCCACGCCTCCATCTCCGGCTCGTCagccagcagcaccagcagcacccCCGAGGTCCGACCCCTCAAAACACTGCTGGGGGAGTCGGCCCCCACCTTGCACCTCAACAAGCACACGCCCAGTCAA TCTCCGGTGGGGAGCCGTGTGGCCCAGGCCCTCCAGCTGAGCCAGCAGCAGCAGTTCCACGACAAGAAGTTTGACCTCCTCAGCGACCTGGGCGGAGACATTTTTGCCGCGCCGCCCCACTCTCAGACTGCAGCAGGCTCGGCAGCCAACTTTGCCAACTTTGCACATTTCAACAGTCAGCCAG CTGCTCAGAACGCAAACGCAGACTTTGCTAACTTTGATGTGTTTGGGAGCGTGGGTCCATCGGGTGCTTTCCCCTCGGCACCCCAAGCCCCCTTCCAGACCTCACATACAG CGTTCACGTCCCTCTCATCCAGCCGCAGTGTGGGTGAGTTTGCCACCGCTGGCACTGCTCTACCTCACCCGGGTGCAGGTACTCACA GAGGTAGTGTCCCGAGCGGGGTTCCGGGCTCTCTCCCCCCGGGGGCGTCGGCAGGACTGCGTCACCCCCAGAGTCAGCTGACGGGTACGTCGGCGGCAGACCGTTACGCCGCGCTGGCCGAGCTGGACAACGTGTTCGGCTCGTCGGCCCCCGCCACCAGCGTCTACAACACCGTCAGCACTTCACAAGG GGGGATGTTTGGCCCTGTGACAGGAGTCTCGTCAGCCCAGGCACAGCAATGCATGTCCAGCATGCCCCAGGGTTTTGGAG GTCTGTCAACAAACCCTTTTGCTGCTGCAGCCGTTGCCCCGGCGACAGCCACCACCAACCCCTTCCAGAGCAACGGGAGAGCAGCGGCCGTGGCGGCAGCAG GCCTGTTTGGGGGTCTGCATGGGCAGGGTTACCCTCCAGCCCACTTTG CCACGTTTGGCACAGGGTCCATGAGCATGCCAGCCGGATTCAGGACCGCTGCTACCTACAACCTCCCCACCAGCTTCAGTGGGACCTTCCAACCTCCTTTCCCTGGCCAGGCCCCCTTCCCCCAGCCTCCGGCCTATCCCCAGCAACCcaacg GAGTGGGGTTTTCAGCCTATGGACAGGCCAAGGCTGTGGTAACTCCCTTTGGACAGGCGATGGCCGCACCCGGGGTCTCTAGTAACCCCTTCTTG GCGGGCGCCCCTTCAGGACACTACCCCTCAGGAAGCTCTTCAACAAATCCTTTCTTATAG